The segment TTGTCGCGTGCAGTCCGCCAGCCTGCCGGCACCTGGCCGACTTGGCCATGGCGCTCGAAGAACTTCGGGTAGAACCCCCCGTGGACCAGCACGGCGCCGATCTCGGGCAAGGCTGCCATGAGGGGCAGGCCTTCCAGAAACTCCCAGTCCCCGTCCGCCATGGCTCCGGCCCAGTCAGGCGGCGGCCGCCCCTTGTCCCTGTGCCGCAGCGCCTTCTCTTCATGGTTGCCTGCGATGGCGATGCTTCCCGGGAATGCCGCCAGAAGGTCCCTGACGCGGCGAACCACGGCTACCGAATACGGCCCGCGATCGACCAGATCTCCCAGGAAGTAGAGCCGATCGCCTGATCGGGGGAGCAGGAGGGCGATCAACGACTCCAGTTCGTCGAGACAGCCATGGACGTCGCCGATGATCAGGATGCGCCCCCAACTTCCGCTCATTGCTGTCCCGGGCGCGTCGGTGCCGGAAAAGGTCAAGTGAGGACCTTGGCGGCCGCGAGGAGGGCGGCGCTGCCCTCGGCGATCGCCGGACCGGCCGCTCCCCCGGTCGCGACCGTGGCGCCGACAAGGACTCCTGCCAGGGCGATGCCCGCGCCGACGACCAGGCCACGCTCCAGCGGTTCGGCCTGCTCCCACCACTCATTGAGGTTGAAGTTCATCGCGACACCTCCAGGCCTCTTCTTTCAATCGAAGAACGGGGCTGTAAGGGAGGATATTCCTGAAACGGGGAACCATCCGGCCAGGGGCGGCGGCATGTTTCCGAAGGTATTCCACACCGTTCTTGACGGGCAGCGGCACGCCTCGGCCAGGTGGGCGAGGCGGAGGACAGGGCTGCGTCACTGGATCAGGTAGCGGCCGAGCCCAAGCGTCGCGTACTTGCCTACGTGGACAATTTCGCCCATGCGAAGCAGCGGCAGCAGGTCGGCCAGGCCGGCACCGCCGTATGTCACGGTTCCCCTGATCGCGTGAATCTTGATGACCCGCTCCTGTTTCGCGGACCACCTCACGTGCGTGACCGCCTCGGTCGCCGAGCGGATGATCTCGACACCATCCGCGGCGGCGAAGACGTCGAAGTCGGGCCCGATCGCCTCGCCGCCGAAATGCTGGACCAGCCGGTTGTACCGGTCCCGGATGTACCTGGCGAGAAGCTTCGGAGCTGGCG is part of the Candidatus Tanganyikabacteria bacterium genome and harbors:
- a CDS encoding metallophosphoesterase; translation: MSGSWGRILIIGDVHGCLDELESLIALLLPRSGDRLYFLGDLVDRGPYSVAVVRRVRDLLAAFPGSIAIAGNHEEKALRHRDKGRPPPDWAGAMADGDWEFLEGLPLMAALPEIGAVLVHGGFYPKFFERHGQVGQVPAGWRTARDKQADRMRRFLRVRHVSPEGEMVALGEESAVTRHWSQVYDGCEGFAFFGHDPQLAPPQPLRGPFALGLDTGCCFGGRLSAAIVPPGGNPAEAEIVSVPGRRYAEPRLARVEG